In Deltaproteobacteria bacterium, one DNA window encodes the following:
- a CDS encoding extracellular solute-binding protein, translating into MKRTRRYSKGKQKMTRREFLKTTAAIGASVSVGPFILGTKGQKLAKTLRVDNWGGAYQDACRIGYRLFEEKYGVKIIEGSFATTDEMLAKIKASPPGEYDAVYLDDTGVYKGIKQGLIEPLDENNLTNYKYQMKKFQHPPYDPGPEIYSMANEYYSTALVYNTDAIAGTPESWEILWDKKYSKRISLWDWAWCRIANTALYLGQNPNDISDIDAVFKAMSELNRSVLKYYKSGMEMQQLLTNRDVVLGEFWSGRTLALKDQGVPVWFKIPKEGAFINVGTVCAARGTKKKLTTELFINFITGPESYPKIAEKIHYVPCLDPKYYKVSEPIRSNPEFNPEAVEKCVITDNAYKDKHEKEWTERFNLMKAAG; encoded by the coding sequence ATGAAAAGAACGAGGAGGTATTCGAAAGGGAAACAGAAGATGACGAGGAGAGAGTTCCTCAAAACCACGGCCGCCATAGGCGCCAGTGTTTCTGTGGGCCCTTTCATATTAGGGACCAAGGGTCAGAAGTTGGCAAAAACCCTGAGAGTGGACAACTGGGGAGGGGCATACCAGGATGCCTGCCGAATCGGATACAGGCTCTTTGAAGAGAAGTACGGTGTCAAGATCATTGAAGGGAGTTTTGCCACGACCGACGAGATGCTTGCAAAAATCAAAGCCAGTCCTCCTGGGGAATACGATGCCGTGTACTTGGACGACACGGGGGTATATAAGGGAATCAAACAGGGCCTTATCGAACCCCTTGATGAGAACAACCTGACGAATTACAAGTATCAGATGAAAAAATTCCAGCATCCCCCGTATGACCCTGGTCCTGAAATCTACTCCATGGCGAACGAATATTACTCGACTGCGCTGGTTTACAATACGGACGCGATTGCAGGGACGCCTGAATCGTGGGAGATCCTGTGGGATAAGAAATACAGCAAGAGGATATCCCTTTGGGATTGGGCGTGGTGCCGGATTGCCAATACTGCACTCTACTTGGGGCAGAACCCGAACGATATCTCCGATATTGATGCGGTCTTCAAGGCTATGAGCGAACTCAACAGGTCCGTGCTGAAGTATTACAAGTCCGGGATGGAGATGCAGCAGCTTTTGACGAATAGAGATGTTGTCTTGGGAGAGTTCTGGAGTGGTCGGACGCTGGCCCTTAAAGATCAAGGTGTGCCTGTCTGGTTCAAGATCCCCAAGGAAGGAGCGTTCATCAATGTGGGCACGGTCTGCGCGGCAAGAGGGACGAAGAAGAAGCTGACAACGGAACTGTTTATCAACTTTATCACCGGCCCAGAGTCCTATCCGAAAATAGCAGAAAAGATTCACTATGTCCCCTGCCTCGACCCAAAATACTACAAGGTGAGTGAGCCGATCCGGTCCAACCCCGAGTTCAATCCGGAGGCTGTAGAAAAGTGTGTCATCACCGACAACGCGTATAAGGACAAACACGAGAAGGAGTGGACCGAGCGCTTCAATCTGATGAAGGCAGCTGGATGA
- a CDS encoding ABC transporter ATP-binding protein — protein MIDVELRRITKRFGDFTAVNDISLGVEKGEFLSLLGPSGCGKTTTLRIIAGFEEPSKGSVFIKGRCVDDVPPYQRNIGMVFQNYALFPHKTVFGNIAYGLRMRNIEKREIRRRVGEILEMVKLSGFEDRKPHQLSGGQQQRVALARALVIRPDVLLLDEPLSNLDAKLREEMRVETKRIQQSVGITTLYVTHDQVEALSMSDRVAIMEQGSIVQMGTPRDVYEIPASPFVADFMGQSNHLDGEIASTRDRESEIRTESGLRIVAKLTEGLQEKRRVRLFVRVETVELSLEPFPERENVFAGRVESISYHGSSTLYYVRLDERTRLVVEKPRHDAQNMKIQEDSRVWIRIPPQECITLPLG, from the coding sequence ATGATTGACGTCGAATTGCGACGGATAACAAAGAGATTTGGGGACTTCACGGCTGTCAATGATATTTCCCTCGGAGTCGAGAAGGGAGAGTTTCTCTCGCTGTTGGGTCCGAGCGGGTGTGGCAAGACGACCACGTTGAGAATCATTGCAGGATTTGAGGAGCCCTCCAAAGGTTCTGTCTTCATAAAGGGAAGATGTGTCGATGATGTGCCGCCCTACCAGAGGAACATCGGGATGGTTTTCCAAAACTACGCCCTGTTCCCTCACAAGACTGTTTTCGGTAACATAGCCTACGGGCTTCGGATGCGAAATATTGAAAAGAGGGAGATCAGGAGACGGGTGGGAGAAATCCTCGAGATGGTCAAACTCTCGGGCTTCGAAGATAGGAAGCCGCATCAACTGAGCGGCGGGCAGCAGCAGCGTGTCGCTCTTGCGAGGGCACTGGTCATACGGCCGGACGTTCTTCTTCTGGATGAACCCTTGAGCAATCTCGATGCGAAACTCCGAGAAGAGATGCGGGTAGAAACTAAGAGAATCCAACAGAGTGTGGGTATTACTACCCTCTATGTGACACACGACCAGGTGGAAGCCCTCTCCATGTCAGATCGTGTCGCTATCATGGAGCAAGGGTCGATTGTACAGATGGGGACTCCCCGCGATGTTTACGAAATCCCCGCCAGTCCCTTTGTTGCCGACTTCATGGGGCAATCGAATCATTTGGATGGGGAGATCGCCTCAACCCGGGACAGAGAATCAGAGATCCGTACCGAAAGTGGGCTTAGGATTGTTGCCAAGTTGACAGAGGGGTTGCAGGAAAAGAGGCGTGTCCGGCTTTTCGTCCGCGTGGAGACTGTGGAGCTTTCACTGGAGCCTTTCCCAGAGCGTGAGAATGTGTTTGCAGGAAGGGTGGAGAGTATCTCCTATCACGGCAGTAGCACCCTTTACTACGTCCGCCTGGATGAAAGAACACGCTTGGTAGTGGAAAAACCAAGGCACGATGCTCAGAACATGAAAATCCAGGAAGACTCGCGGGTCTGGATCAGGATCCCACCTCAGGAATGTATTACGCTTCCCTTAGGGTGA